The nucleotide window CACTCCAAAACCATCTAgaaagttttaaataattttgtccTAAATGTAATGAACACTTTCATATAAAATACTACTCTAGCTGGATTGGGTTTAACAGCTGACATTAACATCCAAATCTCATTATCTGTAAATGTTAGTCCATATAAATTCCACTAAAATCTGACTTCAATTAGCTCTTCAATCAGACTTAAAAACTACAAACAACCCGCCCTCTAAAACAAAGTTCTGAATGTCAAGAATGGACGGTCACAGTCAGCATCACATAAACCATGGAACAGGAGACAGTGTATTGTTGTTCAACCATCAGGGATGTGGGCTGTGTAAAAGTCACTTTGGGGGAGCTGGTGCCTTCCTCTATGTGCAGCATCCTTGTGCGCAGTCACCACGGTTTGCCAAGTCACTCTCTTGACTGGTAGAATAAAATATAGCCAGACTCTGAATTTTTTGATATATCAGAGGTCAGACCGTAGAATTCTTCAATAGCTTGAGCATctattttctgcaaaataaatattttattaatatgctGTTAGATAAAACAAATACTAAGTACAGATTTAATTACTGCAATTAGCAAATTCTGTTTGCAATTTAAGCAGCGAAAGGGTAAAGATTAGGGGCTGAGCCTTGCTGATCTCACTTATGAAATTCATAGGCATGTTTCTGTCACTGAACATAACTGAATTAGGCTTTTTCCAATAACAGAGAGACTCCTTGGAATGCAGTAATAAACATTGTTAAAACACATAAATGTGACCATGTGATCCCATCTTTCTCAAATTTTCAGAAATCTTCCTCAAGACTTGCCCCATCCAGCATCCCAGTTCTTACTTTCCTTACCTCTTGGGAAATCAGACTCAAAACCGCAGTTTTGCCAGTGGGCCACAATGACATAAAAGGGTTTGCATAAGAGTGAATTCCAGAGTGTTCAGACAGAATCTGCTATAGCTGTGGGACAGATTCTACTCTAATCTACATTCAGGCAATCCCAGATCAACAACACAGTTCAGACTTTCTTGTAACTTTCCTATTCAAAATTGAAAATTCTACACTAATGCTAGCTTTACTTAGTTCAATTTTACCAAGTGAAATTGTTTTAatgaattaaatttatttttttagataCAGAAAACATTCAAAATTAAACTCTTTAAGTCTGGTATTAAAAACATTTGATCTtgctatgaaataaaaaaatccctctgaCACTGACAGAGCACAAACTACAGGACTAATAATTTTGTTTACAATCTTTCTTCCTAACAGAATTGAAATAAACATTACAACCAAACTGTGGCTTTGTAGACTGGTAGTCTCTACCCAGTTCTGGATCAGAATTGTAACCCCAAGCAGGGAAGCATACATTAATACAAAAGTTGTGCTCATGACCTTCAGCATACTGACCTCTACAATGTCATCATCAAACAAGAGCCAAAATCCATGACTTTTCACAATAGTAATGTAATGCCCTCGATTAGGTCCactagaaagaaaaacaaaaacccaaaatattagAATGTACTATTGAGTCCATTTTGAAAAGTCACATTTCTTTATGAATGCAGAATTATGACTAAATGTTATAAAAATCATGATAAATTCACATGTAGTGGTACTCTAGACATTTAGtcctttccatttttattttaagctgtTGCAAAGCTAATCAGCTGAAAGCTAAAGGTGTTATTTTCATCTGTGCCAGGATCATTTAGCGAATTATTCTACAGAGCACTTAACAAGTTGCTCATGGTAGGCATCAAATGCATTTAAAACTGCAAGAACTAAGTATAGGGGGGGAAATGGACCAAAATGATCTGTTGTGAGACCTACATGTCTCACAACAGATGACATGATGACAGCCTTTGGCCATCACAGAGTCCTGGCTCCCAACATTTTAAGGGGTCTTGTGAGGAAAGAGGTAGTTTTATCAATTTAAGCCAAACCTGTGACTTTTGGAGACCTGAGACATTATTTCTTAAACAAGTACAGATTTACGATGAGGGATGCCGGTTAAATGGTCCAGCCCAAGACACAAGCAAGCccatgcagcagcaggctgtaagTCCATCCTCCCCATATTTTGTCAGGGGTAGCTCAGCCCTTGGCCAACACCTGCCAGCAGCCTGTGACACACATGGAGCCCCTCACCTTCCACAGTGAACGACCACAGCCACCAAGTCGTACATGCGATCCAGGTTGACGGCGTCGCCGGAGGTGTTGAAGAGCCGCAGCTCCAGGGGAAACACGACCCGGTAGGACAGCTTCGTGTacctgtgcagctgctccatgTACTTGAATCTCTTGAGGTGTAAGGCAAGAATCATTGGCAGTTTTTTTACTCTCATCCTGTGAAACCATTAAGAATGCATATAATGAACACCTGACCAGTTCAAGGCCATTCTCTCTTCCCTTAATAAGCAAATGGCTGCATTATAAGAGCACTTTGTAAGTAACAATAATCAACTAGAAGTGGCCTCTAGACTAAGACACATGCCTTTAAACTTGTCTGCAGGCTCTCTCATCCACACAGAGAATGCATTTGGGATGAAAGCTTTCTAGGTATTTAAACAAAATGAATATCAAGGCGTAAGTTTGCCAGAGCCCGGGAGGAGCATGGTGAAACAGCCTGCTCTTTGCTTACCTCTTCTGTGCCTCTTGTTTACTGCAGCAAGTTTCACAGTAGTATTTCTGTTCACTACATAGTGTCTCTGTGTTACTGAAGTCTCTGTAAAAAAATACAATCATCAGTTCTTTAAGGATATGAATACATTTACTTGGGCTGATGAACTGGAGCCCAAAAGACACACAGGATGAAATCTTCACCCATTCCAGTTTTCTAAAGCATCTGAAGCGACTGTACTGGGGTTTGCAAACAGAGTTAGGGTATCTGGCTGCTATGACAAGTTATATTGGGAGTTGAGGCCCTCTGTATGATACAAATAAAGGTCAGGTGTCCTAAAATGTGACTTCTGTCTGGTCTCTTGCATAAAGGACCTGCCCAGACTTGGGTGTAATCACTCAATccattctatttctttttaaattatttgcagAATAAAGCAACTTTAGGTGCACTTCTGCCATGCTCCAATATCTCATGTTTTATGGTGTTCTTCCACAAGAAAGGTTTGAATCCTCttacaaagaagaaataaattgaaCTTAGTTTCCTGCATCCTCTAACCTTTTGAACAGTTATCCAGAAGTTTATAGATtatacttttccattttctaaaaGAGGAAAGAGGCAGCTGGTATAGAAAATTTTGTAAATCCTGATCAAGTAAATACACTTGGAGATATTTCTGGATTGAGCTTTTAAAGTGACAAAGGCAGTGGAAGGCTGGTCTGATAGCATCTCTCAGCTCACAGAAAAGATTTGCTAGAAGTCACAGTGCTGATATGCTTTGGAGCAAAATTTAAGGTATCTAACACCACtgaactgtaaaaaaaaaaaaaaaaaactagtaATTATTTTTGTCATCTCTTGTGTTATATTGCAGCTGAGCAGGAGTTTTGAGAACTGTGAATGCAGATATAAGCACCTATCTTCCATTTTAAACACATGGGTTTTCCTGTGACTTTGGGCCCTAAATAGCTATATTAGAATTCCAGAACTGTCTTATTGAGTGTTCCTACCTTGTACCTGACAGGCTTCTGAACTCCAGGCAAATTCAGACACTAATAAATTCCCTTCTATCACTGCAATTCACATTCATGGAGGCTGAATCCCCACTGTCTGCAACTTCagcctgctctcacagcaggcAGCACCAGAATTGTCTTACAAGGCAAAGGGAGGACTCTGGATGATTATTTCTTCCTGACATCATCACTATAGGGGTAGGTGGGAGGGATGAAGACTACATAGTTTGCTAGGGCATAGATATTAGAAGTTAATTATCTAACTTCATAAAAGCTTAAGGTTGACAGAGCATGACAAAGAAGCACTTCATAGGACtgcataatattttttaaaaccgCGATTACTtttactgatttattttctttataaggTCTTAAAACTAaggagaaaaagctgaaatttagaaaaaaatacatattttgaaaGATAAGTTACATCTAAATTTTGATCATAAGTACTATTTTGtatctaaaagaaaagaaaacgtTACTGGGAAGGATTTGCTTCACTGGTAAATACTGATCTCAATATGTGATTTCACATTTGtatttaaacataaaattaatttaattcagCCAATTCCTCTGAAAAGCACAGTAACCTTTCAGGTAAGTGAAGAGctgaaattttagaaaatattaaagatgAGTTATATGTGCAGGGAATGTAAGACTCAGTAGAATGTGCCTGTGAAAGTTTTAGGTTGGCTGTTAGAGAAAGAgtcttatatttattttcaaagcctacagtcaaaattttaaaaaaagcaaacaaatttggggaatttattAGTTTTTTTCTCATCTCAAAGTGaagcaaggaaaaatgtttttctaacaTGAACAAACATGTGCAGATGGTAGAAATTTGATAGATATTGGTTTGTTCTATTCCAAGTCTCCCATGGAAGTTAATTAAACTCGAAGAGTTTctgaattcctttaaaaatatactgATTATTCTGATGCTATTAATATctattattagtattattatttattattagtagtatttatttatttattagtagCATGGTGGTATCCATTCTTGGTAGtattagaaaaatatgtttcactgaaaaatggttagaattgaaataatttcaactTCAGTAACTCTTTCAGCAATCAAGAATTTTCAGCATGGCACTTCTAATAGATGTTGAACAGTTAAAAACAACAGATCACTGACTGGAGTTCCCAAAGTCTGCATGTGCAAGAGCCACAGCTTTGCAGAACCCTTCTCTAGACCTGCAAAGCTAGTTTCAAGATACGTCTCACTCTCTCCTATTCCATTAATAATCCAATCTGCATTCTGCTTATATGTTATTTtagcaaggaaaataaatttttaaatatacctGCTCAAGATATACTAACTTATCATTGACCTTGAGCTTCTACAGCCTCTCTGCTACAGTGTGAAAGATGCTTGCTATTGCTTATATGCATAAATAgtattaattttgtgttttaagaGATGAGAGAATTATTAGTGTAATATCAATTATTACACCAGTCAGGATCAAACTGACTGATAAACATTGCAACTCCAAGTGGATATAAAAACAATGGATACATACTATATTTGTTATAAGACTTTTATTGCTTCAGGCCCAGCTGTCTATCCTGTGGGTTTAAACTATGCCAGAGGCTTGTATTCTTTCTGTCCTTTAGACATCTTGAGCACTCAAGGactttttacattttgaaaaactacagaaataaaagaacagtCATCTGTAGTGGTAAAGAGATTCATTATACTTAAATGTTATCTTTCACAGCTTTTCTGTATTTGACCTTTTAAATGCAGCAGCCCTTAAAGCTATTAAGACACAGCAAAgcagttgttaaaaaaaaaggaaacagcaaagaTTAGCAAAAAGAGTAATAACTAGGATGTTCCCATTGAAAGAAACCACTTACATTTTGTGTAATAATGCATCATACCAGCAGCAATGAGAAGAAATCCATATTCTAACTGAATATATGTTTTctaaacagaagcagaaatgttGCTAACATAAAACACAATAGAATAGATGAGAGGTGATAACTTTCCTCCTATTCAATCTGTAAATAGTGGCCTGTACCAcctcaagaaaagaaaaattgggattttgctttcctttattTCCAAAAGGAGCAATGGATAAACTTCAAAATGCATGTCATGCTGTTGGAGTAAAGGCTCTACACTGGAATGCATAAAGAGACTTAGGGCGTTCATTTTTCTCAGGATTGTATTGATCTCTCTTGGAATATTATGTCCTGTTCTAGACAGCAACTTCAAGAAAGACAGAGTTCAAGAGAGAGGTACAATAGGAGAGAAGGCTGAAGAGTAATAAACATGTGTAGAGATCCAGAGAAGATAGCCTAAGAAGGAGAAGTTGAATGACCTTAGgctgtttaaattttttaaaaagtgattacATTTTTCCTGTATGTAAAAGGCCACTGAAGGGGAATGGGGGCAACCCCTGGTTTATATCTCGAGTACTCAGGGCAAGTAGAAATAGGCTTGAACTGAAACACCAAAGATTCATAttacacagcaggaaaaacttACTAGTACtaaagaacaagaaggactGGGATAGACAATCAAGATAATACTGTGAAAAGATCTTCTGGAACAGGTTGGATAAGCATCCTCTCTGACATGAAACAGGGGATAACCTCCTTGGAGTCACTTTCAACTCCACCATTCACTTGTTGGTCGCAGTTGTGCAGATGCAGTTCTTACATCTCTTAAGCACAGTCACTGTCTGTTCAGTAGAAGAAATGCTATTGGTATTTTTAATGAAGTGCTTAATCTGCCTTTACATAAAATGGCCATTCCCAACAAAACTTTTCCAAGAAGATAAAAATCAAGAATGTAAATAAAAAACTGGAGAAAGCTGAAGGACAGATGGTAACATCTATACAGCAGAAGTTTTTAACATGTTCACCAGACTCAGCTGTAAGAAAATATCAGAGCTCAGTCTCCAGTACCAGAGAACCAAATAAAAAACTCAGATAGAAAGGGCTTccaaaggcactgcagcacCCTTGCAGCTCAGTGGGATTTCAGACTGACTTTGAACACCATAGGGAAAGGTAAGTAATACTGGCAAGTTCAGGGTAGGGGCTCCAGTGAAGAACTCAAAAGTGTGCAAACAAAAACCTGTAATACCAACAAAGATTCAGCTACTGGTTACTATGAAGAGGCAAAGGGActacaggagaaaaagagaatgcACTGCTTTCCAAAGCCTCTCTTTGGTTTGCTCACCTATTACAGGCAGGCTAGTTAATGCAGTGTGGGCTACTTGAGGGCTAAGGACTGCTACAGTATCCTAAGGGAGACTGAACAGaaactgagaaggaaaagaCTTTCAGTTATTACAGAAGCTACTCAGTACAGTTGTCATATTCACAGAGAAGTCACTGCTTTCTGATTCAGGAAATAGTTAGTACCTcacattctttctttcttaactCTCACCTAGGGATGGCACACCAGGAAACCCCTCCTAGGCATTCCAGAACAACTGAATAATGCAATTTCAACCTTGACAgcaattttgaattttgaaggAGTTTGATCAATTGATAATCATTACCTTAGAACAGCAATAAATTGTCTTAAATATAGGTAGTGATTTGTCGTATTAATGTCAAAACTCTGGACATTTTAAATCTCTCAGAATAATCACTCatgcaaaactgaaaatttttttGATGTCTACATTTTTTAAGTTAGGAATATACTAGGAGCAGAACagaaatttggaataaaagaCTTCACATAATTTTAGGATGAGACACAGAATAAGCTATTTCTGATAATAAAATagacttttgaaatattttgcccTCTATGGACTCTAGAACTCATTCTGCAAAACACACACTTAACTTTTAATGTCTATGAATCTTAATCAACAAAGCACTTCTGTAGAAGCTTAAAGACAAGCACATTTAAATATCTTTGAAGCCAATTATAATTCTTCAGCAATTCTTCCAGACAACAAAGCAATCAATTATTTTCCCTGAAAGttgatttattttcctctttcaaatAGAAACATTGAAAGAGAAAGGGCGGAAAGCAAAATACAATAATGTATATTTTGTCATTAGAGGAAACATCCCGTTTAAAGTCTTTTTCTCCTGCTTAGGGTAAGTTCAAATTGAAATGTTATTGTATTTTTCTATACCTACTAGACCTGAAAAATCTGGCAGTTAGAGCTATCTGCTGAAAAGATGCACTCATTTACCTTAGACAGTGTGTAATCGATGTGTTCTGCTCCACATCAACAGAAAGGTCAAGAAAATCTTCATCTTTGCTACTAACCTGTTGCAAAACACATACATGTAAAACAGAGATGCCATACATCTAAATGCTGTTTATATCTTTAGCAAATGCtaaagatatttatttctgtacaaATTGCTCTTAGGTAAAAGTAATTCATTTCaatgcttcaattttttttagttCAGTTTGATTAATGTTCAGTGTGATATTTATTAGTAACTCTACTAATCCAGCTTTCATATAATTTAACTTCTGTCTATTCCACTTATCCAATCCCACCAACAATGGGCCATCAATGACAGCCTACTGTTCAGTAAAGGTGAAGCATCCTCCCTTATATCATCTGGGATTGGTGCATTAAGTATGTTTCCTTGTTATGTAACACAGCCTACTTTCttttattcacagaaatttgtttttttgtatAACATATTACAATATACATTCACATTTTATTCTTACATAATTATTTCCACTATTAAGGATGCAATGAAGATAATTTCCAAATATATTTCTGTCACAAAAGTCATACTTTACCATGTTATCCTTTCTCTCTAGTGAGTATTGAAAAGTGTGGGTTTATATTTCTGGTTGACACAGCTACATTTCCCCATTGGATATTATTCCTAGTCAATATTTTGatttaagaaattttaaatattaaaggtAAAAATGGCTCAGTGATACTATTTTGCAAAATCATTTTGGTGTTGCCAATCTTTTTTTtagacagaacaagaggagaaaaattttaCTGAGGAGTTTTTATCTAAAAAATTTAAGTCTGAATATTTTCAGAACGACAGATCCTGATTTTTgcattgaaaattatttttcactaaGAGTGTTTAATCTCAAACGTGAAgtaatattaacaaaaaatcacccaaatgGCTAATTCTTGTAATACTTCAACTAAGTCAAAAGactgcagaaatatttactGCATATGAATTCAGCCATACTCTTAACAATGTTTTTATAAAACGTTGCATGAACACCCCATGTTTTTGTCTCCTATTGTATTTCTTTAGAATAACTAAAACAGATGGGAAAATAGTGAAGTCCAAATCAAAAACTTCTGTGAGGAGATGAATCCATTGTTCTGGCAGAAGTCCCTCACACAGATTTTTGCAGTGCTGTGGATGTGATAGTTAGGTACCACCTTGAGCTCATACTTGTTGTTATGTCAGGGATACTAGAAGCTTGGTGAATGCAGCCCATATCAGACCTGAATGCAGAGAAACACCTTTGGCTGGATTAATTTTGGTATTATCAAAGATGTACAGAGGCATAATGCACACCCAACTGAAATGAGCAGCAGTTCTTCAAACAAAAATCCTCCCTGAGACTCTGACTTGACCCACAGAGGACAGGAAACCACAAAACTGGCAGCAATTGACTGCAGTATAAATATACAGCTAAAATTTGAAAGATAAAGCAACAAAGCTTCAGAGAACATCGTGTCTCTACAGCTGGAGCTAGAGTTCTGTCAGACACACTGAGTATCATGAGAACTTAAACACTTGAAAAAGTCCTTGGCAGGCATTGTGCTTCATCTGAGTGCCTCAAAAAGCTAGGAATTCTGTTATTGATTCCTGCACATCAAGTATTTCCTGGAAGGGAAGATGAACTACTTAGAGCTAGAATAATACAGATTAAAACTAAAGGTAGCTGGAAAACCAGATTCAAACGGCACTCTTTGTAAGTGAGAATAAGAATTGCTGAAATCTGAATGACCTTTCATGTACTACTTATGAATATTTTAGCAAAGGAATAACTTTCAGTCTGTTTTACTATTTTCCTAAGATTTCAAGTTACACTAATCCAAGGAAAACACACTGGAAAAATATCCTGAGTAGTTTACAGTATTTCTGTACTCAGAGGAAGCTACAGACAAGATACATTTTCTATAAAGCTTCATCACTTTGAGTTACAAGTACAGAATTGTGCAGTTATGCTGTTACCCAAGGACACATCCTCACTTCACCAGTTTCTCAAAGTAAACATTAGATAATTATTTAGAATTAAGCCACAACTATTTAGAGAAGCTTGtcagttaaaaaataattctaaccTTTCACTTATTTTAAATTGCTATTACCCAAGATTTTATAGTTGAAATAGActgaataattaattttcagtatCTCTGTCATGTGTTCACTTAATCAAGCTTGTTCCAAACTTGCTCCAACATCTTACATCAACTATCATTGTATCTCTTCTCCTCACCATCCTCCTCTGACCAAGTTCCTGGAAAAGCCACACATATTTTTTGGAATACTATTCTTTATGATTAGAAATATCAGACTATATTCTTTTACTCATCTGGTAGGACATGGGTAGAGTTCATCCCACCAAACTTCAGTTGTGTAAACCTCGGCTTGCTGTCTGAAGATaccttctctgggcaccttcTCCCATCTTAATGCTGCTAATCTAATGTTGTGTTTTCTTTGAGGAAGCCCATAGTAGCAGCACTGATCTTAGTAAAAGTATGTCATTCTTGGGCCAGATCAGTTTGTTAACCCAGTTCTCAACATTGCTGCACCAACAATTGCAACAGCTTAGTGACACCATGGAGCCAGGACAAGCTGTATGGAACAGAACAGCAGATACTGCTAAAAACTTTGTTTCCTGAAACAGCCTAGAGACAGATGGAGAGAGTTTCCTGCAGAAGCTCCTTCACAATCTCCATCATCTGCCGGAGTTGAGATAACTAGTTCATCCTTGACGCCTATCAACTTTGCTTTACCAAACAAAGGTTAGGTGATATTAATTCCAACCTCAGTGTTGCTGTTCTcctcaatgattttttttttcctgtggtacTCTTTCATGCAACCTCACAGgaccaatttaaaaaaatttttttttttctctttcaatagGAGCATGTCTTTGAAAAAGACAGTAGTAATCAATAGGAGACTTGCAATCAGTTTTCccaacaaaaattaatttttacttatAGCTCAAACATAAGGGATTTCAAACTGACATCATCCTCTAGAAAATATTagggagataaaagaaaacagtttgtTAAAAATGAACCCTGTGTATACCTGTCAGACTCTTAAGATGGAATAAACACAAATCATCTTAATGCTTCACTTTTATAAATATGATGTGAATAACTGCTCTCAAGGTTACAGTGATACGGAAAGGTACTGATTCACTAGCAAGGATTTTAACTGTAGACATATGTATTAGGACAGCAAAACTTGGCAGAGATTAGCCAAGTAAtgcttagaaaaataaatttttagaaaAGAATATACTCACTTCAAGAAGTAAATTCTACAGGAATATCCACAATTCTCAGATGTCTGAAAAGAttcatatattcatatatacaAAATGTATCTATCTATTAATgggcaacaacaacaaaaaaatctatcCCAATGCTTACGGTTTCACAGTTCAAACATCTAGTTTCGTTAGTCAGTGTTCCCTGAAAAATCTCATGCACCCAGGTCAGTTCTTGTTTATTGTTCTCTTCAGCTTCATTCATGTtgccatttttcagttttccattttgcttttcctgtttcttctcctcctgcaaAATGTCTGCAATGGTGTTGAGCAGGTAATTTAAAAACTCATGTGCATCCTGCTGCATGTAGTTGTCAAAGAGATCTGTGAAGAGAGTCAAGATTTGTATAACTGAATATCCTTtcctcaaagaaagaaaattatatttttccccaAGTACTTGCACTGGCCCTTGCTCAGCAAAGTGTTTGGAATCATCCCAAAGAACAGTTTTGCAGCCAGACACCTTGGTTTCAGTGAAGTTACTTTGGGGGAAAGCTTCATCTCACCTAACTCAAGCTGTCTAGAATAGTTACACTCATTGGAGTTGGTTGTGTAGGCTCCCATTACAGTCAATGAAGTAAGCAAGAGAGTGACTCATCCTAAATTACTTCCTTACACTAGACACTTACTGCCTAACTTTAGTCAGCACTGACTTCCATCCCCATATTCCGAGTCCCTCAGACACTCAGGAACATCACAGAGTTTTGACAGCAAGCCACATGGCTGGGAAAACTGAGGCCATAGGATGGTGACACACACTTGTGTACTGTGTCTGGGATGGAGTTACCTTTCCTCACAGTAGCCCACAGGATGTTGTGCTTTGTAGGTGTGCCTAAAATGGAGGTGAAGATGTACCAGTGTTACAGCTGATGCTGAGCAGCTCTCACACAGCATCAAGGCTGTTCCTCATCCCGCCCAAAGTCTGGTAGACTGGGTGTGAAAGAGGTTGGGAAGGGGACATAGGTGAGGTagctgacccaaactggccaaagTCATATTTTGTGCCATGTAACTTCATGTTCATCACTAAAATCTAAGAGAAAGATGGgcgagttttcattattaagATATATCACTTCCAAACAAAGTTCTACACAGGCCAAGGCCCTATGTCCCAGGTAGTATCTGGAAACCATCTGTTGATGGGAGGCAGAGAATAAATCTCCTTTGGTTTTCCTTGGTTTCTGCATgtaatttttggcttttttttttttaattaaaatactttgatCTCAGCTCatgaggttttttcctcttatctTCTCCTCCCGCCCTGCTAAGAGGAGGAGTGAGAGACAGGCTTGGTGGGTACCTGGCAGCCAGTCAAGGTTAACTCACTTCaactaataataataacacCACTTAACAAAGCTCATTTTTCACACACAAGTCTGATGAGAAAAGACTTGTCTTGTTCAATACGAATTCCTTgcaggaagaggggaaaatatCCCAGTGGTGATTTAGTACAGATTTCTCCAGTAAAGGCTTAACTCGCCTACCatgtcaaagaaaaaagaatgtgTGTTCccagaaatgtgtatttttatccCCTGCTCCTGAAAAAGTTCACATGGATTTCCTCAGAAAATATTGTACAGAACCATTGGCTTTGTAGTGTCTAGCCTGGGCATATAAGCAGGGTAATACACACTGACTCTGGCACTAatttaaaaaagctgaaaacataAGATCCAGTCTTTACAAGTGATCCCCAACAGTGTGGGGGCATTTATCACTAGATGACTCACAGTTAACTTTTTCATGATTTCAAATGTCTGCTCTGAAATGAACAGTCTGCCCATTTATATGCTGTCACCAGGAAGCAATTTCTTCCAGGTGTTTGACTCATACTTTGTCTCTTCATTCAAAGCCTCTCTGTTTCTAAGCATACCATGCACACCGATATGAATCCAGGCCAAAATGGAGCTGTGACAGGCTTCTCTATCTCAAGATGTTCCTCATATCCCTTAGACAGAGCTCCTACAAGATTAGGTACATGCTGTTGCCAGCTTAATGTTCAAAAGGGGTCTGATGCTTCTCCAAGTGAGACTGTGTCCACCACTTCcaagagccagagcagcagctgatgtgGAGTGGATTGACCACCCCACGTGTACCCGGCTCCTTATCCTCCATTGCAGACAATTCCTCTGGAATTGGTGGTGCCTGCAGCCTTCCTAGGTCACACAGTTTCTGTACTGCCAGCTGCCCTCAATGTTTCTCTCTGCCAtactccacaaaaaaaaaaaaaaaaattaaaaattacagcagTGTCACCCTATTCCCAGCCCTAGCTCACCCTACAGTAAGGTCTGCCCCACCGTGCT belongs to Zonotrichia leucophrys gambelii isolate GWCS_2022_RI chromosome 4, RI_Zleu_2.0, whole genome shotgun sequence and includes:
- the USP46 gene encoding ubiquitin carboxyl-terminal hydrolase 46, giving the protein MTVRNIASICNMGTNASALEKDIGPEQFPINEHYFGLVNFGNTCYCNSVLQALYFCRPFRENVLSYKAQQKKKENLLTCLADLFHSIATQKKKVGVIPPKKFISRLRKENDLFDNYMQQDAHEFLNYLLNTIADILQEEKKQEKQNGKLKNGNMNEAEENNKQELTWVHEIFQGTLTNETRCLNCETVSSKDEDFLDLSVDVEQNTSITHCLRDFSNTETLCSEQKYYCETCCSKQEAQKRMRVKKLPMILALHLKRFKYMEQLHRYTKLSYRVVFPLELRLFNTSGDAVNLDRMYDLVAVVVHCGSGPNRGHYITIVKSHGFWLLFDDDIVEKIDAQAIEEFYGLTSDISKNSESGYILFYQSRE